A single genomic interval of Lathyrus oleraceus cultivar Zhongwan6 chromosome 7, CAAS_Psat_ZW6_1.0, whole genome shotgun sequence harbors:
- the LOC127104302 gene encoding uncharacterized protein LOC127104302, translating into MLHLLSVLVQKDDITALAQFYDPPLRSFLFIDFQLATTLKKFGKILDSPKQKKGPYRGLGQIPKPKELAEVLDIPVEDLTPDIKIWGKVQGIPQEYLEKTAQIFAKAQKWEAHNTNMALLILGLVLFPNVEKLVDVAAISVFWVVKVKNEDLVSALLEDVYHTLHLRFEKKGGLMLCCIPLLYQWFVSHVFKDSDMVERIDGYEWSQKLVGLTENSIIWYPHGLNVRDAITSCGDFPNVPLIGSKGCINYNPVLAVRQLGYLITYKPDDQLLEGFVFHDMEDPIMLRRVVQAWEKVRFKGQDKGKGVIGDREPYYQWVTKRSQEATIAKLGRENEELQISLQQVSNERNEMKWELEPKKAQLEATEEKVDKEEHKRNKVKVGIEQADLFLETIKEQLKQVEKECQKNKRWWLRATEEKKEVREALEAKIHDLTISLNNAETHAEHVRRLKERAHLCLIIYGNCSRN; encoded by the exons ATGCTACACTTGTTATCTGTACTAGTACAAAAGGATGATATTACCGCACtagcccagttttatgatccacCACTCAGAAGTTTCCTCTTTATTGATTTCCAATTGGCTACGACTTTAAAGAAATTCGGGAAAATATTGGACTCTCCTAAACAGAAGAAAGGACCTTATAGGGGACTGGGTCAAATCCCAAAACCCAAGGAGCTAGCAGAAGTATTGGATATTCCAGTTGAAGATCTAACCCCTGACATCAAAATTTGGGGAAAGGTACAAGGAATTCCTCAAGAATACTTGGAGAAGACTGCTCAAATCTTCGCCAAGGCCCAGAAGTGGGAAGCCCATAACACTAATATGGCATTACTCATTCTTGGATTAGTGTTATTTCCTAATGTGGAAAAGCTGGTGGATGTAGCAGCTATTAGTGTGTTTTGGGTCGTTAAGGTTAAGAACGAAGATCTAGTGTCGGCACTTCTGGAAGATGTTTATCACACCTTGCACTTACGCTTCGAAAAGAAGGGGGGATTGATGTTGTGTTGCATACCGCTCCTTTACCAATGGTTTGTCTCTCATGTGTTCAAAGATTCTGATATGGTTGAGAGGATTGATGGATATGAGTGGTCTCAAAAGTTGGTAGGACTCACAGAAAATTCCATTATTTGGTATCCTCATGGTTTGAACGTGCGAGATGCAATTACTAGTTGTGGAGACTTTCCGAATGTACCATTAATAGGGTCAAAGGGTTGCATTAACTATAATCCAGTTTTAGCGGTGAGGCAATTGGGTTATCTTATCACATACAAGCCAGATGACCAGTTGTTGGAAGGTTTTGTGTTTCATGATATGGAAGACCCCATTATGCTGAGGAGGGTTGTCCAAGCCTGGGAAAAAGTTCGTTTTAAGGGACAAGACAAAGGAAAGGGCGTTATAGGAGATAGAGAACCTTATTACCAGTGGGTCACAAAGAGAAGTCAAGAG GCTACTATAGCGAAACTCGGGCGAGAAAATGAAGAGTTACAAATCAGCctccaacaagtttcaaatgaaagaaatgagatgaagtgggaacTGGAGCCGAAAAAGGCTCAACTAGAGGCAACTGAGGAAAAGGTTGATAAAGAAGAGCACAAGAGAAATAAGGTGAAAGTGGGCATAGAACAAGCTGACCTCTTCTTAGAAACTATCAAAGAGCAGTTGAAACAAGTTGAGAAAGAATGCCAAAAGAATAAGCGATGGTGGTTACGAGCAACAGAAGAAAAGAAAGAAGTTAGAGAGGCATTAGAGGCTAAGATACATGATCTTACTATCTCTCTTAACAATGCTGAAACCCACGCGGAGCACGTGCGCCGACTCAAGGAAAGAGCCCATTTATGCTTGATCATATATGGAAATTGTTCAAGAAACTAA